The following are from one region of the Phormidium sp. PBR-2020 genome:
- a CDS encoding SDR family NAD(P)-dependent oxidoreductase — protein MSFLFSQSQPLQAIIIGANRGIGLGFVRHLLADSRIGTIYGTYRRPDRAQDLLQLAQSGGDRLIPVQLDVTQEAELAQWSDRLRAQQQQLHLLINCVGVLHDGPDIQPEKSLRQIDGDRLLHYFRVNSIPSVLLAKHLMPLFRHQQPSLFASISAKVGSIGDNYLGGWYGYRASKAALNMLMHTTAIEYARRCPQTCVVCLHPGTTDTDLSQPFQRNVPPEKLFPVEKTVAQLMQVIETRTLDDSGQFFSWDGQPLPW, from the coding sequence ATGTCCTTTCTCTTTAGCCAGTCTCAGCCCCTGCAAGCCATTATTATTGGTGCCAATCGTGGTATTGGTTTAGGATTTGTGCGTCATCTTCTGGCCGATTCCCGCATTGGGACCATTTATGGAACCTATCGCCGGCCAGATCGGGCCCAAGACTTATTACAACTGGCCCAATCTGGGGGCGATCGCCTAATTCCCGTTCAGCTTGACGTCACCCAAGAAGCAGAACTGGCCCAATGGAGCGATCGCCTCAGGGCGCAACAGCAACAGCTCCATCTCCTCATCAACTGCGTCGGCGTACTCCATGACGGTCCCGATATCCAACCCGAGAAGAGTTTACGGCAAATCGACGGCGATCGCCTACTCCACTACTTTCGCGTCAATAGCATCCCCAGCGTTCTCCTCGCCAAACACCTGATGCCCCTCTTTCGCCATCAGCAGCCGAGTCTCTTCGCCAGCATCTCCGCCAAAGTCGGCAGCATTGGCGACAACTATCTCGGCGGCTGGTATGGCTATCGGGCCTCCAAAGCCGCCCTCAATATGCTCATGCACACCACGGCGATCGAATATGCTCGTCGTTGTCCCCAAACCTGTGTCGTCTGTCTCCATCCCGGAACCACCGACACCGACCTCTCTCAACCCTTTCAACGCAACGTCCCCCCCGAAAAACTCTTTCCCGTCGAGAAAACCGTCGCCCAACTGATGCAGGTCATCGAAACCCGAACCCTAGATGACAGTGGTCAATTCTTCTCCTGGGATGGACAGCCCCTACCCTGGTAA
- a CDS encoding acyltransferase: MAHPASKPTIFELNLLRVIGIGLVLYSHSTPYLGWSPRFDWFIQHPGTVGLGIFFCLSGLLMQRSHINRGADFQWFGFIKKRLIRILPLYWLAILVFVVQFHYLDVFHDLNFKPLWATTLAHLSSLQLFFMPEASEMITLWYIGALIPYYLLFSWTCKFNFRKFIGINGVLWLSAILLKLIIQSSSMNLGDVRILLHYPTFLLGVAVATFDPQLIWVKAKSTWLSIFLGLAAIAYIPVVGRENINLGSSIHLGWNSFLHYGYCLTVSLLIIAFVFRISASRNTSVTAQKPINYLSKTSYAVYLFHRPIYGLIYGVMIAFGFDSTPTRTLLFPIATLVLLIVSDVLTRLDVNVIKPYATQSLNSN; encoded by the coding sequence ATGGCACATCCAGCATCTAAACCGACAATTTTTGAACTGAACCTACTTCGAGTCATTGGTATTGGTCTCGTCCTCTACTCCCACTCCACTCCCTATTTAGGCTGGTCACCTCGTTTTGATTGGTTTATTCAACATCCAGGAACCGTTGGACTCGGAATCTTCTTCTGTTTATCAGGATTGTTGATGCAGCGGTCTCACATCAATCGGGGAGCTGATTTTCAGTGGTTTGGTTTTATCAAAAAACGCCTCATACGTATTTTGCCGTTATACTGGTTGGCTATCCTTGTTTTTGTGGTTCAGTTTCATTATTTGGATGTTTTCCATGACCTGAATTTCAAACCTCTTTGGGCAACGACTTTAGCTCATCTATCGTCATTGCAACTCTTTTTCATGCCAGAAGCTTCTGAAATGATTACTCTTTGGTATATTGGTGCGTTGATTCCCTATTACTTACTGTTTAGTTGGACCTGTAAATTTAACTTTAGAAAATTTATCGGTATTAACGGTGTTCTGTGGCTGAGTGCAATTCTTTTAAAGCTAATCATACAGTCGTCTTCAATGAATCTAGGTGATGTTCGCATTTTATTGCACTATCCCACGTTCCTGTTGGGAGTTGCGGTAGCAACCTTTGACCCGCAGTTGATTTGGGTTAAGGCTAAATCCACTTGGCTCAGTATCTTCTTAGGACTGGCGGCGATCGCCTATATTCCCGTGGTTGGGCGCGAGAATATAAATCTGGGTTCTTCGATCCATTTAGGTTGGAACAGTTTTTTACATTATGGCTATTGCTTGACGGTGTCACTATTAATTATTGCCTTCGTGTTTAGAATTTCTGCCAGTCGTAATACAAGTGTTACAGCCCAAAAACCAATTAACTATTTGTCAAAAACTTCCTATGCTGTTTATTTATTTCATCGACCTATTTATGGACTTATTTATGGCGTAATGATAGCCTTTGGCTTTGATTCAACACCAACCAGAACGTTACTGTTTCCAATTGCCACCCTGGTTTTGTTAATTGTATCAGATGTTTTAACTCGCCTGGATGTTAACGTCATAAAACCTTATGCCACTCAATCTCTCAACTCTAATTAA
- a CDS encoding transcriptional repressor, with product MYAYNSEAFKAELNQLGLRLTPQREEILRIFQQLPKGEHLSAEELHHKLQDHQDKPKISLSTVYRSLKLMTHLGLLRELELAEGHKHYEINQPYPHHHHHLVCVKCNKTIEFKSDSVLKIGVKTTNKEGFHLLDCQLTIHGVCLEAMKRGWPSGIPEDWLCPKAMS from the coding sequence ATGTACGCTTATAATAGCGAAGCTTTTAAAGCGGAACTCAACCAACTCGGATTGCGTTTGACCCCTCAGCGCGAAGAAATTCTCAGGATTTTTCAGCAACTGCCGAAAGGAGAGCACTTGAGCGCGGAAGAACTGCATCACAAGCTTCAAGACCACCAGGATAAGCCCAAAATCAGTCTGTCAACAGTCTATCGCTCCCTTAAGTTGATGACGCATTTGGGGTTATTACGGGAGCTAGAACTGGCGGAGGGGCACAAGCATTATGAAATCAATCAGCCCTATCCCCATCACCACCATCATTTGGTGTGTGTCAAATGTAATAAGACCATCGAGTTTAAGAGCGATTCCGTCTTGAAAATTGGTGTCAAGACCACCAATAAAGAGGGCTTTCACCTCTTGGACTGTCAACTCACCATTCATGGAGTCTGTTTAGAAGCCATGAAACGGGGCTGGCCCTCCGGCATCCCTGAGGACTGGCTCTGTCCAAAAGCCATGAGTTAA
- a CDS encoding glycosyltransferase family 39 protein, producing the protein MSPTLLVIIVIFVVSFATRVIAAEFPINVDENLWLFRGLNFGGQLFSGNLSDTYFQHHPGVPTMWVNGLGMTLGCLVENFYPPRINLDSESLRGCASLLRSQNFAPLETYVITRWIQAIITSSLISISTWLLSRVLNLKLALLTVSILLLEPFFLGYQRLVITDSLQTGFMLVSVLALFLHWRMTSGQLYLIASGVTMGLAIATKTTSILVFPGLLAIALLTELNYFRPLFLKKGLVNQFKDVGIWSLCILVTFIIIWPAMWVAPIQTMATLLEDLREETQRGFLFFLGRSTSDINALFYPIVLLYRLSPILLIGSFVSLLMSLFPSWRDKAIYHKQVIANLLLVLSFLLVLSVPGNKLDRYIVPIIPFLAINAAIAWRFLLRKVTQFLRSKSPQLISHVLRFFEGRASVLIALTILVQGLTVYPFFPYYISYYNPLVGGANTARFVLMMGNGEALDLAADWLNQQVNPNELVAANLYRSVLSPYLMGKALDIPKGFRARLTQRWLRNANFLVFYINQVQREIPNREVFGYFSRQEPLHIIELNGVDYATIYPGPIARPEDMQTIINPQEIIEAEGLQLRGYTLTSESLAPGDDLELTLYWDILETIPSQTTFTLSIQENNNPVMVMPRVILQGFLGDDPIEPGKTIRDLQFLSFPVTLPAGDYEIAISLSSPVLSADEALVDMETDIPKTIGLFEILPSED; encoded by the coding sequence ATGAGTCCAACTCTGTTAGTGATTATTGTCATTTTTGTAGTATCGTTTGCGACTCGGGTTATTGCCGCAGAGTTCCCTATCAACGTCGATGAAAATCTCTGGTTATTTCGAGGTCTTAACTTTGGAGGTCAACTCTTCTCCGGCAATTTGTCTGACACGTATTTTCAACATCACCCTGGAGTCCCTACCATGTGGGTCAATGGCTTAGGGATGACATTAGGCTGTTTAGTTGAAAATTTCTATCCACCCCGTATTAATCTAGATTCAGAGTCTCTTAGAGGTTGTGCTAGTCTCCTGAGATCCCAGAACTTTGCTCCTCTTGAAACCTACGTCATTACCCGTTGGATTCAAGCCATCATCACATCTAGCTTAATTAGTATATCAACTTGGCTTTTATCGCGAGTTTTGAATCTAAAGCTAGCGCTCCTCACTGTTTCAATATTACTTTTAGAACCCTTTTTTCTAGGGTATCAACGCCTCGTGATTACCGATTCGCTACAAACAGGGTTTATGTTGGTCAGTGTTTTAGCCTTGTTTCTCCATTGGCGAATGACATCTGGACAATTATACTTAATTGCTTCGGGTGTGACGATGGGATTGGCGATCGCAACGAAGACAACCAGCATACTGGTCTTTCCAGGTTTATTGGCGATCGCCCTCCTTACGGAACTCAATTACTTTAGGCCTCTTTTCCTTAAAAAAGGTCTGGTTAACCAGTTCAAAGATGTAGGAATTTGGAGTCTCTGTATTCTGGTGACCTTTATTATAATTTGGCCAGCAATGTGGGTGGCTCCTATACAGACCATGGCGACATTGTTGGAAGACTTGAGGGAGGAAACGCAACGTGGATTTTTGTTTTTCTTGGGACGCTCTACGAGTGACATTAATGCTCTCTTTTATCCGATAGTTCTGCTCTATCGTTTGTCCCCCATTTTACTCATCGGCTCTTTTGTATCATTACTGATGAGCCTATTTCCCTCTTGGCGAGACAAAGCAATTTACCATAAACAGGTTATCGCCAATCTACTGTTAGTGCTATCCTTTTTATTGGTTTTGTCAGTTCCTGGCAACAAGCTGGATCGCTATATTGTGCCGATTATCCCTTTTCTGGCAATTAATGCGGCGATCGCCTGGCGATTTTTGCTGCGAAAAGTAACCCAGTTCTTAAGATCCAAGTCACCCCAATTGATTTCCCATGTGCTGAGGTTTTTTGAGGGAAGAGCGTCTGTACTGATTGCCCTGACCATCTTAGTACAAGGCTTAACTGTTTACCCCTTTTTTCCCTACTATATTAGCTACTATAACCCCCTAGTTGGAGGTGCTAACACAGCTCGATTTGTCCTGATGATGGGGAATGGTGAAGCATTAGACTTAGCCGCTGACTGGCTAAATCAACAAGTTAATCCCAATGAATTAGTAGCGGCGAATCTATATCGAAGTGTTTTAAGTCCTTATCTCATGGGAAAGGCGTTAGACATTCCCAAAGGTTTTCGGGCAAGATTAACACAGCGTTGGTTACGGAATGCAAATTTCTTAGTTTTCTATATCAACCAAGTTCAGCGAGAAATTCCAAATCGGGAAGTATTTGGGTATTTCTCACGTCAAGAGCCATTACATATTATTGAACTTAATGGAGTTGACTATGCCACAATTTACCCAGGACCGATCGCCCGGCCCGAAGACATGCAGACTATCATTAACCCACAAGAGATAATTGAGGCGGAGGGATTACAATTGCGGGGATATACTCTCACCTCGGAGAGCCTGGCTCCGGGAGATGACCTGGAACTGACGTTATATTGGGATATCCTAGAAACCATCCCCTCCCAGACCACATTTACCCTGAGTATTCAAGAGAACAATAACCCGGTCATGGTAATGCCCCGAGTCATTCTTCAGGGGTTTTTAGGGGATGATCCCATTGAACCCGGAAAAACCATTCGCGATCTTCAGTTTTTATCCTTTCCCGTGACCTTACCGGCGGGGGATTATGAAATTGCCATTAGTCTCTCCTCCCCAGTCTTATCAGCAGATGAAGCACTGGTGGATATGGAGACAGACATACCCAAGACGATTGGACTGTTTGAAATCCTACCATCTGAGGATTAA
- the psaK gene encoding photosystem I reaction center subunit PsaK, with amino-acid sequence MLNSLVFALTPATSAWSPSIAIVMVVCNIVAIAIGKYSIKYPSVGPQAPSPNLFGGFGIPAILATTSFGHILGVGTILGLQSAGVL; translated from the coding sequence ATGCTCAATAGTCTTGTCTTCGCCCTCACCCCCGCCACCTCGGCCTGGAGTCCCAGCATTGCCATTGTCATGGTTGTCTGTAATATTGTGGCGATCGCCATCGGCAAATACTCGATTAAATATCCCAGCGTTGGTCCTCAAGCTCCTTCCCCCAACCTCTTCGGCGGCTTTGGCATTCCTGCGATTCTTGCGACCACCAGTTTTGGTCATATTCTGGGAGTTGGTACGATTTTAGGACTGCAAAGCGCCGGCGTCCTCTAA
- a CDS encoding glycosyltransferase family 39 protein has translation MQSVLLALAFIIIVVAISLGEKRQWISFASSDVQAIDTSPRQRASYFIKGVAISLVILRLIFSFSNLSERPYNVDEVRGLYRLAGYQESEIVAKYFQGEILNVNQLKTYQRLSPERGWNSAFDALSKNPEHPPLYSILARGVMSIWNDAIAARILAILLGVATLPLAYWLCLELFNSPSAGWVTVALLSISPYQILLGLGLRSYSLWTLAILASGVALLRAVKSGTVMAWFLYSISICIGLYSHLFFIFIIIAQGLYILFTEWQDRGDRIIGGLAASIFGLILFSPWIWITISQLDRIEDNTRWVRGRPSSFISIFRATIENIGNNFVNSWQSYSGQSIVSRFLVLGIALSLYFLIRQNSIRIWGFLILPILVTLAGLAIPDLLQGGGRSLQSRYLVPALLPMTLALSICLANITHRARYIWERLFGSVVLSILILAGVLSGFNITQYPGWDYLEHGSIASPINFKVAPIIRASEEPFILSDSPHNFVLSLSHQIPEKSKLQLFEHAQINKFNEFISLEIISRNHRDLFLYFPSEELKAFVDEQPDFQLSELSENLPFFKIQHQSEN, from the coding sequence ATGCAATCTGTATTGCTCGCGTTAGCTTTTATAATCATCGTCGTTGCCATCAGCTTGGGTGAAAAGCGTCAATGGATAAGCTTTGCCTCATCAGATGTGCAAGCTATTGACACCTCCCCTCGCCAACGGGCTTCGTATTTCATCAAAGGGGTAGCAATCTCGCTGGTTATTCTGCGGCTTATTTTCTCATTTAGTAATTTATCAGAGCGACCCTACAATGTTGATGAAGTGCGTGGACTGTACCGCTTAGCAGGCTATCAAGAATCGGAGATTGTTGCCAAATATTTTCAGGGAGAGATTTTAAATGTTAACCAATTAAAGACCTATCAACGGCTATCCCCGGAAAGAGGCTGGAACAGTGCCTTCGATGCCTTATCTAAAAATCCTGAGCATCCTCCACTTTATAGTATTCTCGCACGGGGCGTGATGTCCATTTGGAATGACGCAATCGCAGCTCGAATTTTGGCAATCCTTTTAGGAGTAGCGACGTTACCCTTGGCCTATTGGCTTTGCCTAGAATTATTCAATTCTCCCTCAGCTGGTTGGGTTACAGTAGCCTTATTGAGTATTTCTCCTTACCAGATTCTTCTGGGTTTAGGCTTGCGTTCATATAGTCTTTGGACGCTGGCTATTTTAGCTTCAGGGGTTGCTTTACTAAGAGCCGTTAAATCGGGAACAGTTATGGCTTGGTTTCTCTATAGCATCTCCATTTGTATTGGCTTATACTCCCATCTATTTTTCATATTTATCATCATCGCTCAGGGACTCTATATCTTATTTACAGAATGGCAAGACCGAGGCGATCGGATTATCGGGGGTCTCGCGGCATCAATCTTTGGATTAATTCTCTTTAGTCCCTGGATATGGATCACGATATCTCAACTTGATAGGATTGAAGATAACACTCGCTGGGTGAGAGGACGACCTTCTAGTTTTATCTCAATTTTCCGAGCCACAATCGAAAATATCGGCAATAATTTTGTAAACTCTTGGCAAAGTTATTCTGGGCAAAGCATTGTTTCTCGATTTCTTGTACTCGGAATTGCTCTTAGCTTGTATTTTCTGATTCGTCAAAACTCAATTCGTATTTGGGGGTTTCTGATTTTGCCGATTTTGGTGACATTAGCTGGGTTAGCTATACCTGACTTACTTCAAGGGGGAGGACGATCATTACAGTCACGCTATTTAGTGCCAGCTTTACTTCCAATGACCCTCGCATTGTCTATTTGTTTGGCGAACATAACACATCGTGCCAGATATATTTGGGAACGATTATTTGGATCAGTGGTATTATCAATATTGATTCTGGCAGGGGTGCTTTCTGGCTTTAATATAACCCAATATCCAGGTTGGGATTATCTTGAACATGGCTCAATAGCGAGTCCTATCAACTTTAAAGTTGCGCCGATCATTCGTGCCTCTGAAGAACCATTTATCCTTAGTGATTCTCCACACAACTTTGTACTTTCTCTTAGCCATCAAATACCGGAAAAAAGTAAGTTACAACTTTTTGAACATGCCCAAATCAATAAATTCAATGAATTTATAAGCTTAGAAATAATATCTCGAAATCATCGTGACCTATTTTTATACTTTCCCAGCGAGGAGTTAAAGGCATTTGTGGACGAACAGCCTGATTTTCAACTATCAGAGTTATCTGAGAACTTGCCATTTTTCAAAATCCAACATCAGTCTGAGAATTGA
- a CDS encoding glycosyltransferase family 39 protein, whose product MSRVFFSEVPINVDENRWFIRGSGFFAQVLSGDLEKFRETYYQHHPGVPTMWINGFGITLSCVIEGWFPLHLNLNPESVRHCIYLFREQNFVSIESYVLTRVIQGVFTSALITLSSWLVARLVNLKIAIIWIAILALEPFFLAYQRLLITDSLQCGFILVSVLALFLHWRLASGKSYLILSGVAMGMAIATKTTTILLFPGLMAIAVLMELQYFQPILPQKGISEQAKDIGIWTFCIIATFILIWPAMWVAPWQTISSLITDLRQETQQGGLFFLGQYRDRDWINTLFYPVVMLYRLSPLLLLSSFTSVLIASVTAWRPQIIYQKYLVANFILLLSFIWMITLPGNKFDRYILPIVPFLTLNAAIASFIVLKRLKQYLNRRYPKILSKTPQNNGLGFNILILVILGLQMITVYPFLPYYISYYNPLLGGPKIAEYVIMRGQGEGLDLAGNWLNRQTNSEDLVVASPYRFALAPYVHGQVLDVSRNFGSSWTQRWLRNANFVIFYVNQIQRQFLTKPEVVEYFIRQEPVHIVHLNGVDYATIYPGPIARPEEMQTIISPEEAIEADGLKLRGYTLTSDVLTPEDSLELTLYWNILETIPSQTTFTLSIQQDNTLLMAIPRVILQGFLGDDPIEAGKTIRDLQFLSFPVTLPAGDYEIAISLSSPVLSADEALVDMETDIPKTIGLFELLPSED is encoded by the coding sequence TTGTCCCGAGTTTTTTTCTCTGAGGTTCCCATTAATGTTGACGAAAACCGTTGGTTTATTCGGGGAAGTGGGTTTTTCGCTCAAGTCTTATCCGGGGATTTAGAGAAATTTCGGGAGACCTATTATCAACATCATCCTGGAGTACCAACCATGTGGATTAATGGTTTTGGTATCACCTTGAGCTGTGTGATTGAGGGTTGGTTTCCCCTTCATTTAAATCTTAATCCAGAGTCGGTTAGACATTGTATTTACCTATTTCGAGAACAAAATTTTGTTTCGATTGAATCTTATGTTCTCACTCGTGTTATTCAAGGGGTGTTTACATCAGCATTGATCACGTTATCATCTTGGCTGGTGGCTCGCTTAGTTAACCTAAAAATTGCAATTATTTGGATTGCAATTTTGGCTCTAGAACCTTTTTTCCTGGCATATCAACGCTTACTAATTACCGATTCATTGCAATGTGGGTTTATTTTAGTCAGTGTTTTAGCCTTGTTTCTACATTGGCGGCTAGCGTCAGGGAAATCCTATTTAATCCTCTCAGGCGTGGCTATGGGGATGGCGATCGCAACCAAAACCACGACAATCCTTTTATTTCCAGGCTTGATGGCGATCGCCGTCTTAATGGAACTCCAGTATTTTCAGCCAATCTTGCCCCAAAAAGGCATCTCTGAACAAGCCAAGGATATTGGGATTTGGACTTTTTGTATTATTGCAACCTTTATTCTAATTTGGCCAGCCATGTGGGTTGCCCCCTGGCAAACAATAAGCAGCTTGATTACGGACTTACGACAAGAAACTCAACAGGGAGGTCTTTTCTTTTTGGGGCAATATCGAGATCGGGATTGGATCAATACTTTATTTTATCCTGTCGTCATGCTTTATCGCCTATCGCCGCTGTTGCTACTGAGTAGCTTTACCTCTGTTCTGATTGCTAGTGTAACGGCTTGGCGACCCCAGATTATTTATCAAAAATACTTGGTCGCTAATTTTATCTTGCTTCTATCATTTATTTGGATGATTACACTTCCTGGAAACAAGTTTGATCGCTATATTTTACCCATTGTCCCCTTCCTCACTCTTAATGCTGCGATCGCGAGCTTCATTGTCCTCAAACGACTCAAGCAATATTTAAATCGCCGCTACCCCAAAATACTCTCAAAAACACCTCAAAACAATGGGTTGGGATTTAATATTTTAATTCTAGTTATTCTAGGACTTCAAATGATTACGGTTTATCCCTTTTTGCCCTATTATATTAGTTACTACAACCCCTTGCTCGGAGGCCCAAAAATAGCAGAATATGTCATCATGAGGGGGCAGGGGGAAGGGTTAGATCTAGCAGGAAATTGGCTGAATCGTCAAACCAATTCCGAGGATTTAGTGGTTGCAAGTCCTTACCGATTTGCATTAGCCCCTTATGTTCATGGTCAAGTGTTAGACGTTTCTCGTAATTTTGGAAGTTCCTGGACGCAGCGCTGGTTACGAAATGCAAATTTTGTGATATTTTATGTCAATCAAATTCAGCGACAGTTTCTCACTAAACCGGAAGTCGTTGAGTATTTTATACGTCAAGAGCCTGTGCATATCGTACACCTAAATGGCGTTGACTATGCCACAATTTACCCAGGACCAATCGCCCGGCCTGAAGAAATGCAAACGATCATCAGCCCAGAGGAAGCGATTGAAGCTGACGGATTAAAATTGCGGGGGTATACTCTTACCTCTGACGTCCTGACTCCCGAAGATTCCTTAGAACTGACTCTATATTGGAATATCTTAGAGACCATTCCCTCCCAGACTACATTCACCCTCAGTATTCAACAGGATAATACCCTACTCATGGCAATTCCCCGAGTCATTCTCCAAGGTTTTTTAGGGGATGATCCCATAGAAGCTGGAAAAACGATTCGCGATCTTCAGTTTTTATCCTTTCCCGTAACCTTACCGGCGGGGGATTATGAAATTGCCATTAGTCTCTCCTCCCCAGTCTTGTCAGCAGATGAAGCACTGGTGGATATGGAGACAGACATACCCAAGACGATTGGACTGTTTGAACTGCTACCATCTGAGGATTAA
- a CDS encoding amidophosphoribosyltransferase produces MMSNPSPLHDDLHPDKPEEACGVFGLYAPDEDVAKLTYFGLYALQHRGQESAGIATFDHQGQVHCYKEMGLVSRVFNEDILNRLPGIMAVGHNRYSTTGSSHVQNAQPALVDTRLGTLTLAHNGNLVNTRDLREELERRDCNCVTTSDSEAIAILIASEVDRGQDWHQAIQTALRQCQGAFSLVIGTPIGIFATRDPHGVRPLVIGNLDTNPNYYVFASETCGLDIIGASYLRDVNPGELVFANADGLSSERWTENPTPKLCVFEMIYFARPDSMMNEESLYSYRMRIGNILATESPVDADLVIGVPDSGIPAAIGYSRTSKISYAEGLIKNRYVGRTFIQPTQHMRESGIRMKLNPLKDVLNGQRLIIVDDSIVRGTTSRKLVKALRDAGAKEVHMRVSSPPVTHPCFYGIDTDDQKQLIAATKSVDQIAAQIGVDSLAYLSWEGMLVATQQDPSQFCSACFTGDYPIPVPAKLRHSKLMLEELEV; encoded by the coding sequence ATGATGTCCAATCCTTCCCCCCTCCATGATGATTTACACCCCGATAAACCCGAAGAGGCCTGTGGTGTCTTTGGACTTTACGCCCCAGACGAAGATGTCGCTAAACTGACGTACTTCGGACTCTATGCCCTTCAACATCGTGGACAGGAGTCAGCCGGGATTGCGACGTTTGATCACCAGGGCCAAGTTCACTGTTATAAAGAAATGGGTTTGGTCTCCCGAGTCTTTAATGAAGACATCCTCAACCGATTACCCGGAATCATGGCAGTGGGCCATAATCGCTATTCCACCACCGGATCGAGTCACGTCCAAAATGCCCAACCGGCCCTAGTGGATACCCGCTTAGGGACATTAACCCTGGCCCACAACGGCAACTTGGTCAACACGCGGGACTTACGGGAAGAACTCGAACGGCGTGATTGTAACTGTGTTACCACCAGCGACTCCGAGGCGATCGCCATCCTGATTGCGTCAGAAGTCGATCGCGGTCAGGATTGGCATCAGGCAATCCAAACAGCACTACGACAATGCCAAGGTGCATTTAGTCTCGTCATTGGCACCCCCATTGGCATCTTTGCCACCCGTGATCCCCATGGGGTTCGTCCCCTGGTGATTGGTAACTTAGACACCAACCCCAACTACTACGTCTTCGCCTCCGAAACTTGTGGTTTAGACATTATCGGGGCCAGCTACCTCCGCGATGTCAATCCTGGTGAACTGGTCTTTGCCAACGCTGACGGCCTCAGTTCTGAGCGGTGGACTGAGAATCCGACGCCGAAACTCTGCGTCTTCGAGATGATTTACTTCGCTCGTCCCGACAGCATGATGAACGAGGAAAGCCTCTACAGCTATCGGATGCGGATTGGCAATATCCTAGCCACTGAGTCCCCGGTGGATGCCGATCTCGTCATCGGTGTGCCGGATTCGGGCATTCCAGCGGCGATCGGCTATTCCCGAACCTCCAAGATTTCCTATGCCGAAGGACTGATTAAAAATCGCTACGTTGGGCGAACCTTTATTCAACCCACCCAACATATGCGAGAGTCTGGCATCCGCATGAAACTCAATCCCCTTAAAGATGTATTGAACGGACAACGGTTGATTATTGTCGATGACTCTATCGTCCGGGGAACCACCAGCCGTAAGCTCGTGAAAGCCCTACGGGATGCTGGAGCCAAAGAAGTGCATATGCGGGTCTCGTCCCCGCCGGTCACTCACCCCTGCTTCTATGGCATTGATACCGATGATCAAAAACAACTGATTGCTGCAACCAAGTCCGTCGATCAGATTGCCGCTCAAATCGGGGTTGACTCTCTGGCCTATCTGAGCTGGGAGGGAATGCTCGTGGCAACGCAACAGGATCCCAGTCAATTCTGTTCTGCCTGTTTTACTGGAGACTATCCCATTCCCGTTCCAGCTAAACTACGTCATTCCAAGCTCATGTTGGAAGAATTAGAAGTCTGA
- a CDS encoding alanine:cation symporter family protein has protein sequence MVFYLPYPFQTSSYILAALWIILTNISEVPSAFGTIISGACTPEAVEGSFIGVLIKTVRRPVFSNEAGIR, from the coding sequence CTGGTTTTCTATCTCCCCTACCCTTTTCAGACATCCTCTTACATCTTGGCAGCCCTCTGGATTATTCTCACCAATATCTCGGAAGTCCCAAGTGCGTTCGGTACGATTATTTCGGGTGCCTGTACCCCAGAAGCAGTGGAAGGGAGCTTCATTGGGGTTCTAATTAAAACCGTACGCCGGCCCGTTTTCTCTAACGAAGCGGGCATCCGCTGA
- a CDS encoding META domain-containing protein: MSHPVKSLAAWVTGASLAWMASLFPPPMIQLSLASVPLQGQGQLAVLQSGHWQLSRWNQALLNPELPPISLELNSDGVSGSAGCNRYFGSIGSQEGRRLELGQLASTRRGCEASIMDRESRYLQSLGAVQKYGFTPEGNLWLAYDSESGTGTLEFSPLHVPDER; encoded by the coding sequence ATGTCCCATCCCGTTAAATCCCTCGCTGCATGGGTAACCGGGGCCAGCCTCGCCTGGATGGCTTCCCTATTCCCCCCCCCGATGATCCAATTGAGCTTGGCCAGCGTACCTCTACAAGGTCAGGGCCAGTTAGCCGTCCTTCAGTCGGGCCATTGGCAACTCAGCCGCTGGAATCAGGCTCTCCTAAACCCGGAACTGCCCCCCATCTCTCTGGAGCTAAACAGCGATGGCGTGAGCGGTTCGGCCGGCTGTAACCGCTACTTCGGTTCCATCGGTTCACAAGAGGGACGGCGGTTAGAACTTGGACAACTGGCCAGCACTCGCCGGGGTTGTGAGGCCAGCATTATGGATCGTGAAAGTCGTTATCTCCAGTCCCTAGGGGCCGTCCAGAAATATGGCTTTACCCCTGAGGGGAATCTCTGGCTTGCCTATGATTCAGAATCAGGAACCGGAACTCTAGAATTTTCGCCCCTGCATGTCCCCGATGAAAGATAA